Proteins encoded in a region of the Anopheles ziemanni chromosome 2, idAnoZiCoDA_A2_x.2, whole genome shotgun sequence genome:
- the LOC131293606 gene encoding hatching enzyme 1.2-like yields MAAALPVFALRTLVTFGLVASSVKHCSGQTYRSESAEVGRLVQEYDSRFYQQPAHELGFGYYYQGDIMLPAPRSQNRLSLSEEQTSSRWPNAIVPYLISSKSFKPHEIRTIQEAMNVFHTRTCVRFMPRTPQSQHYVRITSNNAGCYASVGRQLDNGQNVMNLQTPACLTRGTPIHELMHVLGFLHEVSRPDRDEYVYVNRSALKPEYQTNAFYNTNFAKFERNVETYHIPYNYGSIMHYTRYAGARDRRYPILMNKKPYSEPDFGHHTLSQSDIDAVNSRYCRNAISQSIASQRPFYPVSNPLPTFSSFI; encoded by the exons ATGGCGGCTGCGTTACCTGTCTTCGCACTAAGAACGCTAGTAACGTTCGGTTTAGTGGCCAGTAGTGTCAAACATTGCTCGGGGCAGACGTATCGGTCGGAAAGCGCCGAAGTTG GTCGTCTGGTGCAGGAGTATGACAGCCGGTTCTACCAGCAGCCGGCGCACGAGCTCGGTTTCGGCTACTACTACCAAGGGGACATCATGCTACCAGCGCCCCGAAGCCAGAACCGGCTGTCGCTGTCCGAGGAGCAAACATCCTCCCGCTGGCCAAACGCGATCGTGCCGTACCTTATATCATCGAAATCATTCA AACCGCACGAGATCCGCACGATTCAGGAGGCGATGAATGTGTTCCACACGAGAACCTGTGTGCGGTTTATGCCGAGGACTCCACAGTCTCAGCACTACGTGCGGATTACGAGCAACAATGCGGGCTGCTACGCCTCCGTCGGCAGGCAGTTGGACAACGGCCAGAATGTGATGAATCTGCAAACACCTGCCTGTCTAACCCGCGGAACTCCGATCCACGAGTTGATGCACGTGCTCGGCTTCCTGCACGAGGTGAGCCGACCGGACCGGGACGAGTACGTCTACGTCAACCGGAGCGCGCTCAAGCCGGAGTATCAAA CGAATGCGTTCTACAACACGAACTTTGCCAAGTTTGAGCGGAACGTCGAAACATACCATATCCCGTACAACTACGGTAGCATCATGCACTACACGCGCTATGCAGGTGCCCGAGATCGCCGGTATCCGATACTGATGAACAAA AAACCATACAGCGAACCGGACTTTGGTCACCATACGCTCAGCCAGTCGGACATCGATGCAGTTAACTCACGCTACTGCCGAAATGCAATCAGTCAATCCATTGCGTCCCAGCGACCGTTCTATCCCGTGTCCAACCCTCTTCCAACGTTCAGCTCTTTCATTTAG